The Streptomyces sp. Je 1-332 genome has a window encoding:
- the xdhC gene encoding xanthine dehydrogenase accessory protein XdhC, which translates to MTWVAAVARLRARREPGVLVTVATVRGHAPRDAGAKLVVGQTETWGSIGGGNVEAVAIDRAREMIVASEPEPELIDFALNDKVTNQHGVQCCGGTVSVLLEPLAVVRAVAIFGIGHVGLELARILARQDLDLHLVDSRSDLLSEHRLGVLADAAGQVHVHHTPLLPEEVLAELPPGTHVLIMTHDHAEDAALCDAALRTTHLGSIGLIGSAAKWVRFRKRLATEGGHDEATIDRIKTPIGLADITGKEPATIAVSVAADLLRTFETEGA; encoded by the coding sequence ATGACGTGGGTCGCCGCGGTCGCGCGGTTGCGAGCACGCCGGGAGCCCGGCGTGCTGGTGACCGTCGCGACCGTGCGCGGTCATGCCCCGCGGGACGCAGGAGCCAAACTCGTCGTGGGGCAGACCGAGACATGGGGTTCGATCGGCGGCGGCAACGTCGAGGCCGTGGCGATCGACCGGGCCCGGGAAATGATCGTCGCGTCCGAGCCGGAGCCGGAGCTGATCGATTTCGCCCTGAACGACAAGGTGACCAATCAGCACGGCGTGCAGTGCTGCGGCGGCACGGTCTCGGTCCTGCTCGAACCCCTGGCGGTGGTACGGGCGGTGGCGATCTTCGGGATCGGCCACGTCGGTCTCGAACTGGCGCGCATCCTGGCACGCCAGGATCTCGACCTCCATCTGGTCGACAGCCGATCCGACCTGCTCTCCGAGCATCGGCTCGGCGTGCTGGCGGACGCGGCGGGGCAGGTGCACGTGCATCACACGCCGCTGCTGCCCGAGGAGGTGCTCGCGGAGCTGCCGCCCGGCACCCACGTCCTGATCATGACCCATGACCACGCCGAGGACGCCGCTCTGTGCGACGCCGCCCTGCGCACCACCCATCTCGGATCCATCGGCCTGATCGGGTCGGCGGCCAAGTGGGTGCGGTTCCGCAAACGCCTCGCGACCGAGGGCGGGCACGACGAGGCAACCATCGACCGGATCAAGACCCCGATCGGCCTCGCGGACATCACGGGTAAGGAGCCCGCGACGATCGCGGTGAGCGTCGCCGCCGATCTGCTGCGCACGTTCGAAACCGAGGGGGCCTGA
- the xdhB gene encoding xanthine dehydrogenase molybdopterin binding subunit: MSQLSQRPEKPVVGVSMPHESAFQHVTGSALYTDDLVQRTKGVLHAYPVQVMKACGRITALRTEPALAVPGVVRVLTGADVPGVNDAGMKHDEPLFPDEVMFYGHAVAWVLGETLEAARLGAEAVEVDVDEQPSLVTLQDAIAAESFHGARPVMLTGDVDAGFADSAHVFSGEFQFSDQEHFYLETHAALAHLDEAEQVFVQSSTQHPSETQEIVAHVLGLHSHEVTVQCLRMGGGFGGKEMQPHGFAAVAALGAKLTGRPVRLRLNRTQDLTMSGKRHGFHASWKIGFDADGRIRALAATLTADGGWSLDLSEPVVARALCHIDNTYWIPNVRIAGRIAKTNKVSNTAFRGFGGPQGMLVIEDIMGRCAPLLGLDPMELRERNFYQAGQATPYGQQVVQHKRIAAVWDQVKENAGLVDREREIAAFNAAHPHTKRALAVTGVKFGISFNLTAFNQGGALVLIYKDGSVLINHGGTEMGQGLHTKMLQVAATTLGIPLHKVRLAPTRTDKVPNTSATAASAGADLNGAAVKNACEQLRERLLQVAATQLGSNASDVRIVEGAARALGSDKELAWDDLVRTAYFHRVQLSAAGFYRTEGLHWDAKTFRGSPFKYFSHGAAAAEVEVDGFTGAYRIRRVDIVHDVGDSLSPMIDIGQVEGGFVQGAGWLTLEDMRWDAGDGPNRGRLLTQAASTYKLPSFSEMPEEFNVTLLENATEEGAVYGSKAVGEPPLMLAFSVREALRQAAAAFGPGGVSVELASPATPEAVFWAIEAARRVDASRNGSAQGGLATNGHTGIGRTETGKIRAGATASALNGA; encoded by the coding sequence ATGAGCCAACTGTCCCAACGCCCCGAAAAGCCCGTCGTCGGCGTGTCGATGCCGCACGAGAGTGCCTTCCAGCACGTCACCGGCAGCGCGCTCTACACGGACGACCTGGTCCAGCGCACCAAGGGCGTGCTGCACGCGTACCCGGTCCAGGTCATGAAGGCCTGCGGCAGGATCACCGCGCTGCGCACCGAGCCCGCGCTCGCCGTGCCCGGCGTGGTGCGCGTGCTGACCGGAGCCGACGTACCCGGCGTGAACGACGCGGGCATGAAGCACGACGAACCGCTGTTCCCCGACGAGGTCATGTTCTACGGCCACGCTGTCGCGTGGGTGCTCGGTGAGACCCTGGAGGCGGCCAGGCTCGGCGCGGAGGCCGTCGAGGTGGACGTCGACGAACAGCCTTCCCTGGTCACGCTGCAGGACGCGATCGCGGCCGAGAGTTTCCACGGTGCTCGGCCCGTGATGCTGACCGGCGACGTCGACGCGGGCTTCGCCGACTCGGCGCACGTGTTCAGCGGCGAGTTCCAGTTCTCCGACCAGGAACACTTCTACCTGGAGACCCACGCGGCGCTGGCCCATCTCGACGAGGCGGAGCAGGTGTTCGTCCAGAGCAGCACCCAGCACCCCTCGGAGACGCAGGAGATCGTCGCGCACGTGCTCGGCCTGCACAGTCACGAGGTGACGGTGCAGTGTCTGCGCATGGGCGGCGGCTTCGGCGGCAAGGAGATGCAGCCGCACGGGTTCGCGGCCGTCGCCGCGCTCGGCGCCAAGCTGACGGGCCGGCCGGTCCGGCTGCGGCTCAACCGGACGCAGGACCTGACCATGTCCGGCAAGCGCCATGGATTCCACGCCAGTTGGAAGATCGGGTTCGACGCCGACGGCCGCATCCGGGCCCTGGCGGCCACCCTGACCGCGGACGGCGGCTGGAGCCTGGACCTCTCCGAGCCGGTGGTGGCGCGAGCGCTCTGCCACATCGACAACACCTACTGGATTCCCAACGTCCGCATCGCCGGTCGCATCGCCAAGACCAACAAGGTCTCCAACACCGCTTTCCGCGGCTTCGGAGGTCCGCAGGGCATGCTGGTGATCGAGGACATCATGGGCCGGTGCGCGCCCCTGCTGGGCCTGGACCCCATGGAGTTGCGGGAGCGCAACTTCTACCAGGCGGGACAGGCGACGCCGTACGGCCAGCAGGTCGTCCAGCACAAGCGGATCGCGGCCGTCTGGGACCAGGTCAAGGAGAACGCCGGGCTCGTCGACCGCGAGCGCGAGATCGCCGCGTTCAACGCCGCGCACCCGCACACCAAGCGGGCCCTCGCGGTCACCGGGGTCAAGTTCGGGATCTCGTTCAACCTCACCGCCTTCAACCAGGGCGGCGCGCTGGTCCTGATCTACAAGGACGGCTCGGTCCTGATCAACCACGGTGGCACCGAGATGGGCCAGGGCCTGCACACCAAGATGCTGCAGGTGGCAGCGACCACCCTCGGTATCCCGCTGCACAAGGTGCGGTTGGCTCCGACGCGGACCGACAAGGTCCCCAACACCTCCGCCACCGCCGCGAGTGCCGGGGCGGATCTCAACGGCGCGGCGGTGAAGAACGCCTGCGAGCAGTTGCGCGAACGGCTGTTGCAGGTGGCCGCCACCCAGCTGGGTTCGAACGCCTCGGACGTGCGCATCGTCGAGGGCGCCGCGCGCGCTCTGGGCAGCGACAAGGAACTGGCCTGGGACGACTTGGTGCGCACCGCGTACTTCCATCGGGTTCAGCTTTCGGCGGCCGGTTTCTACCGGACCGAGGGGCTGCACTGGGACGCGAAGACGTTCAGGGGCTCGCCGTTCAAGTACTTCTCCCACGGCGCCGCCGCGGCCGAGGTGGAGGTGGACGGTTTCACCGGCGCGTACCGCATTCGGCGCGTGGACATCGTGCACGACGTCGGCGACAGCCTGTCGCCGATGATCGACATCGGTCAGGTCGAGGGCGGTTTCGTACAGGGCGCGGGCTGGCTGACGCTGGAGGACATGCGCTGGGACGCCGGTGACGGGCCGAACCGCGGCCGTCTGCTCACGCAGGCCGCGAGCACCTACAAGCTGCCGAGCTTCTCGGAGATGCCCGAGGAGTTCAACGTCACGCTCCTGGAGAACGCCACCGAAGAAGGCGCCGTATACGGATCGAAGGCGGTCGGCGAGCCTCCGCTGATGCTGGCGTTCTCCGTACGGGAAGCCCTGCGGCAGGCAGCCGCCGCGTTCGGGCCCGGCGGGGTCAGCGTCGAGTTGGCGTCGCCCGCGACGCCGGAGGCGGTGTTCTGGGCGATCGAGGCGGCTCGCCGGGTCGACGCCTCCCGGAACGGGTCCGCACAGGGCGGACTGGCCACGAACGGCCACACCGGCATCGGACGGACCGAGACCGGCAAGATCCGAGCCGGCGCGACAGCGTCAGCGTTGAACGGTGCCTGA
- a CDS encoding aldo/keto reductase: protein MTAVPDITLNNAVRIPQLGFGTFQIEPEETRETTLAALEAGYRHIDTAQMYGNEKEVGQAVRDSGIDRADIFVTSKLNNDAHAHDDALKAFDRTMDDLGLDYLDLFLIHWPLPGKGDFVETWKALEEIYRSGRSKAIGVSNFQPHHLRRLLQDSDVVPAVNQIEVHPYLTQDDVRAFGAEHDIATEAWSPIAQGKVLDDPTLNRIAQRVGKTPAQVTLRWHIQRGDIVFPKSGTQKRIEENFDLFDFELTEGDLGEISSLNRDERTGPDPDRFNG from the coding sequence GTGACCGCAGTACCCGACATCACCCTCAACAACGCAGTGCGCATCCCCCAGCTCGGCTTCGGCACCTTCCAGATCGAGCCGGAGGAGACCCGCGAGACGACGCTGGCCGCGCTGGAGGCCGGCTACCGGCACATCGACACGGCCCAGATGTACGGCAACGAGAAGGAGGTCGGCCAGGCGGTCCGGGACTCCGGTATCGACCGCGCCGACATCTTCGTGACCAGCAAGCTCAACAACGACGCGCACGCGCACGACGACGCACTCAAGGCGTTCGACCGCACGATGGACGACCTGGGCCTCGACTACCTGGACCTCTTCCTCATCCACTGGCCGCTGCCCGGCAAGGGTGACTTCGTGGAGACCTGGAAGGCCCTGGAGGAGATCTACCGCTCGGGACGGTCCAAGGCCATCGGTGTCTCCAACTTCCAGCCCCACCACCTGCGTCGCCTGCTTCAGGACAGTGACGTGGTGCCCGCGGTCAACCAGATCGAGGTACACCCCTACCTCACCCAGGACGACGTCAGGGCCTTCGGCGCCGAGCACGACATCGCCACCGAGGCCTGGTCGCCCATCGCGCAGGGCAAGGTGCTCGACGACCCCACCCTCAACCGCATCGCGCAGCGGGTGGGCAAGACTCCGGCCCAGGTGACGCTGCGCTGGCACATCCAGCGCGGCGACATCGTCTTTCCCAAGTCGGGGACCCAAAAGCGCATCGAGGAGAACTTCGACCTCTTCGACTTCGAGCTCACCGAGGGCGACCTCGGAGAGATCTCCTCGCTGAACCGCGACGAGCGGACCGGCCCCGACCCGGACCGCTTCAACGGCTGA
- a CDS encoding NAD-dependent succinate-semialdehyde dehydrogenase, translated as MSDQRKSSFATVSPYTGETLVEFPVIEGDEVDAALETAGDAFDAWRKRPIAERAAVVGRAAGLMKERKEELAQLITLEMGKLIAEARGEVDLAASILEYYAHRGPDFAAAEPLDFEGEGEAYLVSEPLGVLLGVMPWNFPLYQVVRFAGPNLVLGNTVLVKHAGICPQSALALETLFRDAQAPEGVYTNLFVSHEEISRVIDSPVVRGASLTGSEGAGSKVAERAGRNMKPSLLELGGSDVFIVLDGENLDRTIGAAVAGRMANTGQSCVASKRFIVLDDVYDDFVDGLRREFEALRPGDPADEATTLGPLSSEQAAADLADQIRETVDQGAELVTGGHRVDRPGAFVEPTIITGVKPGMRAYAEELFGPAAVVYRVADEDEAIALANDSQYGLGGSVFCADVERGRRVAERVETGMVWVNHPTSTQPDLPFGGIKRSGYGRELSELGMREFVNRKLVRVLPPDAKLHGIAG; from the coding sequence ATGTCGGATCAGCGCAAGAGTTCGTTCGCGACCGTGAGTCCGTACACGGGGGAGACCCTCGTGGAGTTCCCGGTCATCGAGGGCGATGAGGTCGATGCGGCGCTCGAAACGGCGGGCGACGCGTTCGACGCGTGGCGGAAACGCCCGATCGCGGAGCGGGCGGCCGTCGTCGGACGCGCGGCCGGTCTGATGAAGGAACGCAAGGAAGAGCTGGCTCAGCTCATCACCCTGGAGATGGGCAAGCTCATCGCGGAAGCGCGCGGAGAGGTGGACCTCGCCGCGTCGATCCTGGAGTACTACGCGCACCGCGGCCCGGACTTCGCCGCGGCCGAGCCGCTTGACTTCGAGGGCGAGGGCGAGGCGTACCTCGTCAGCGAGCCCCTCGGTGTGCTGCTGGGCGTCATGCCGTGGAACTTCCCGCTCTACCAGGTGGTCCGGTTCGCCGGGCCGAACCTGGTGCTCGGCAACACCGTGCTGGTCAAGCACGCGGGCATCTGCCCGCAGTCCGCCCTCGCCCTGGAGACCCTCTTCCGCGACGCCCAGGCCCCCGAAGGCGTCTACACAAACCTCTTCGTGAGCCATGAGGAGATCTCGCGCGTCATCGACAGCCCGGTGGTCCGCGGAGCCTCCCTCACCGGCAGCGAGGGAGCAGGGTCCAAGGTCGCCGAACGGGCCGGGCGGAACATGAAGCCCAGCCTGCTGGAGCTCGGCGGCAGCGACGTCTTCATCGTCCTCGACGGCGAGAATCTCGACCGCACCATCGGCGCCGCGGTGGCGGGCCGGATGGCGAACACCGGCCAGAGCTGCGTGGCCTCGAAACGGTTCATCGTCCTCGACGACGTGTACGACGACTTCGTCGACGGGCTGCGTCGCGAGTTCGAGGCACTGCGGCCGGGCGACCCCGCGGACGAGGCGACCACCCTGGGCCCGCTCTCCTCCGAGCAGGCGGCCGCGGACCTGGCCGACCAGATCCGCGAGACGGTGGACCAGGGAGCCGAACTGGTCACCGGCGGGCACCGCGTCGACCGTCCCGGCGCCTTCGTCGAGCCGACGATCATCACCGGCGTCAAGCCGGGGATGCGCGCCTACGCCGAGGAGCTCTTCGGGCCCGCCGCGGTCGTCTACCGCGTGGCCGACGAGGACGAGGCGATCGCCCTCGCCAACGACAGCCAGTACGGACTCGGCGGGTCCGTGTTCTGCGCGGACGTGGAGCGGGGCCGCCGGGTGGCGGAGCGCGTGGAGACCGGCATGGTCTGGGTGAACCATCCGACATCGACCCAGCCCGACCTGCCGTTCGGCGGCATCAAGCGCTCGGGCTACGGGCGTGAGCTCTCGGAGCTCGGCATGCGCGAGTTCGTGAACCGCAAGCTCGTCCGCGTCCTGCCGCCCGACGCGAAGCTGCACGGAATCGCCGGCTGA
- a CDS encoding FAD binding domain-containing protein, which produces MVAARITVNGKEAPISPAAPHTTALDFLRERGLTGTKEGCAEGECGACSVLVARPGVNKPTDWVAVNACLVPAAALDGQEIITSEGLATPGEPGTPPTLHPVQEEMAVRGGSQCGYCTPGFICSMAAEYYRPDRCTHTNSDSADGSEAAGTADSEHGPNGFDLHALSGNLCRCTGYRPIRDAAFAVGTPTDEDLLAQRREQSPPAPVATQYTQGDRSFLRPSTLEEVLRLLRERPDAVVVAGSTDWGVEVNIRSRRESCVVAIDRLTELRELRVESDHIEIGAALTLTEIERRLNGEVPLLAQLFPQFASRLIRNGATLGGNLGTGSPIGDSPPALLALEASVILADADGEREVPLADYFTGYRQSVRRPGELIRAVRVPLPLSPVVGFHKIAKRRFDDISSVAAAFALDIENGIVRKARIGLGGVAATPIRSLATEAALEGKPWATETVEAAARVLRGEGTPMSDHRASSLYRSAMLGQSLLKLYAQTTEAVSS; this is translated from the coding sequence ATGGTAGCGGCGCGGATCACAGTCAACGGGAAAGAAGCACCGATCTCACCGGCTGCACCCCACACCACAGCGCTGGACTTTCTGCGCGAGCGTGGGCTCACCGGTACCAAGGAGGGCTGCGCCGAGGGTGAGTGCGGTGCCTGTTCGGTCCTCGTGGCCCGCCCCGGGGTGAACAAGCCCACCGACTGGGTGGCGGTCAACGCCTGCCTGGTCCCGGCCGCTGCCCTCGACGGTCAGGAGATCATCACCTCCGAAGGCCTCGCCACCCCGGGGGAGCCCGGCACGCCTCCCACGCTGCACCCCGTGCAGGAGGAGATGGCGGTCCGCGGCGGTTCCCAATGCGGGTACTGCACACCGGGATTCATCTGCAGCATGGCCGCCGAGTACTACCGGCCCGACCGCTGCACGCACACCAACTCCGACTCGGCCGACGGCAGCGAAGCCGCCGGCACCGCGGACTCCGAGCACGGCCCGAACGGCTTCGATCTGCACGCGTTGAGCGGCAACCTGTGCCGCTGCACCGGCTATCGCCCGATCCGCGACGCCGCGTTCGCCGTCGGTACGCCCACCGACGAGGACCTGCTCGCTCAGCGGCGCGAGCAGTCCCCGCCCGCGCCCGTCGCCACCCAGTACACCCAGGGCGACAGGTCGTTCCTGCGACCGAGCACCCTGGAGGAAGTACTGCGACTGCTGCGCGAGCGGCCCGACGCGGTGGTGGTCGCCGGAAGCACCGACTGGGGTGTGGAGGTGAACATCCGCTCCCGGCGGGAGAGTTGCGTCGTCGCCATCGACCGGCTGACCGAACTGCGGGAACTGCGGGTCGAATCCGACCACATCGAGATCGGTGCGGCCCTGACGCTCACCGAGATCGAACGCCGTCTGAACGGTGAAGTCCCGCTGCTGGCCCAGCTGTTCCCGCAGTTCGCGTCCCGGCTCATCCGTAACGGCGCGACGCTGGGCGGCAACCTCGGCACCGGCTCCCCGATCGGTGACAGCCCGCCGGCGCTGCTCGCGCTGGAGGCGTCGGTGATCCTCGCCGACGCCGACGGTGAACGCGAGGTACCCCTGGCCGACTACTTCACCGGCTACCGGCAGAGCGTGCGCCGTCCCGGCGAACTGATCCGCGCGGTGCGCGTCCCGCTGCCCCTGTCGCCGGTCGTGGGCTTCCACAAGATCGCCAAGCGGCGCTTCGACGACATCTCCAGCGTGGCGGCCGCCTTCGCCCTCGACATCGAGAACGGAATCGTCCGCAAGGCACGGATCGGCCTGGGCGGCGTGGCCGCCACCCCGATCCGCTCCCTCGCCACCGAGGCGGCCCTGGAGGGCAAGCCGTGGGCGACGGAGACCGTCGAGGCCGCGGCCCGCGTGCTGCGGGGTGAGGGCACCCCGATGAGCGATCACCGGGCCAGCTCTCTCTACCGTTCCGCGATGCTCGGCCAGAGCCTCCTGAAGCTGTACGCGCAGACCACCGAGGCGGTTTCCTCATGA
- a CDS encoding SpoIIE family protein phosphatase, with translation MTAWNVEQGADFRGPLDVTRAATAVVDAQDTVIGWSPAAQRLLGHRPQDIVGRPLSTFLSPGPVPPVLPLPPEFRGNEIRVARHRDGHELIVAIAVCALPGDGPAARVLVATELKDLQLWESRLALLHGLATQSPVGLGIYDDDLRLTWCNTAFEREIGQPFAEFQGRRADELYSEGKFVTKGHPPTLEAVMRHVLDTGEPFLDLHFQGKPPSDPETVHLWSCAYYRLQDADGRVIGVCEDAFDISDRYKAQRRLALLVEAGRGIGTALDVRVTAEKITEVAVPEFAHTVTVDLAQAVLEGEVPATSGAAATSLVRVARCSAGETGHEKPGQQPSPPVPVVNEPVQYPPGSAQHRSLSSGGLVLDGSDLVVPLRAGINTLGLVTFTRDGIGSATFDNGEVALADELVARTAVSIDNARRFARERTASLALQRQLLPQHVPEQSAVELAHRYLPTDDVTGVGGDWFDVIPLSGTRVGLVVGDVVGHGLQAAATMGRLRTTVRAFAQMDMDPVELLSRLDDLVAQSAEEQRSELGTPDGTYADVTTGATCLYAVYDPVSRRCVMARAGHLPPAVVAADGRPTFPDLPAGPPLGLGGLPFESMEIELPVGSLLALFTDGLVEARDRDIDHGLDTLARVLSDRHASLEELCDRAVAELLPSGSTADDTALLLVRTRELDTSQVTEWELPAEPVAVGRARDLATQQLHQWGLEELTFATELVVSELVTNAVRYAEGPVQVRLIRDRTLLCEVADRGHTSPHLRHSGDEDEGGRGLFIVAQLVQRWGTRYSRSGKTIWTEQAFPASG, from the coding sequence ATGACGGCATGGAACGTGGAGCAAGGTGCTGACTTTCGTGGACCCCTCGACGTCACCAGGGCGGCCACGGCGGTCGTCGATGCCCAGGACACGGTCATCGGCTGGAGCCCCGCGGCGCAGCGACTCCTCGGTCACCGGCCGCAGGACATCGTCGGGCGGCCCCTCAGCACGTTCCTCTCCCCCGGCCCGGTGCCCCCTGTTCTGCCCCTTCCCCCCGAGTTCCGGGGCAACGAGATCCGCGTCGCCCGGCACCGGGACGGGCATGAGCTGATCGTCGCCATCGCGGTGTGTGCCCTGCCGGGCGACGGGCCGGCGGCGCGCGTCCTCGTCGCGACGGAGCTGAAGGACCTCCAGCTGTGGGAATCCCGGCTGGCCCTGCTGCACGGCCTTGCCACGCAGTCACCCGTAGGCCTGGGGATCTATGACGACGACCTGCGCCTGACCTGGTGCAATACGGCGTTCGAACGAGAGATCGGACAGCCGTTCGCGGAGTTCCAGGGCCGGAGGGCCGATGAGCTCTACTCCGAGGGGAAATTCGTGACCAAGGGGCACCCGCCCACCCTCGAAGCGGTCATGCGCCACGTACTGGACACCGGTGAACCCTTCCTGGACCTGCACTTCCAGGGCAAGCCGCCCAGTGACCCGGAGACGGTCCACCTGTGGTCCTGCGCCTATTACCGGCTCCAGGACGCCGACGGACGCGTCATCGGCGTCTGCGAGGACGCGTTCGACATCTCCGACCGCTACAAGGCCCAGCGGCGTCTGGCCCTGCTCGTAGAGGCGGGCCGGGGCATCGGTACCGCCCTCGACGTGCGGGTCACCGCCGAGAAGATCACCGAAGTGGCGGTACCGGAGTTCGCCCACACGGTGACGGTCGATCTCGCCCAGGCGGTGCTGGAGGGCGAGGTGCCGGCCACCAGCGGCGCGGCGGCGACGTCTCTGGTGCGGGTCGCCCGCTGCTCGGCGGGGGAGACCGGCCACGAGAAGCCGGGGCAGCAGCCCTCTCCCCCGGTTCCCGTCGTGAACGAGCCCGTGCAGTACCCGCCCGGCTCGGCGCAGCATCGCAGCCTCTCCTCGGGCGGACTCGTGCTCGACGGCTCGGACCTGGTGGTGCCGCTGCGGGCCGGGATCAACACCCTGGGGCTCGTCACCTTCACGCGCGACGGCATCGGTTCGGCGACCTTCGACAACGGCGAAGTGGCACTGGCCGACGAGCTGGTGGCCCGTACGGCCGTGTCCATCGACAACGCCCGCCGGTTCGCCCGCGAGCGCACCGCATCTCTCGCACTCCAGCGCCAGCTGCTGCCGCAGCACGTGCCGGAGCAGTCGGCGGTCGAGCTCGCGCACCGCTACCTGCCCACGGACGACGTGACAGGGGTCGGCGGTGACTGGTTCGACGTCATCCCGCTCTCCGGAACCCGGGTCGGGCTCGTGGTCGGGGACGTGGTCGGCCACGGGCTGCAGGCAGCCGCCACCATGGGCCGGCTGCGTACCACCGTGCGCGCGTTCGCCCAGATGGACATGGACCCCGTCGAGTTGCTCTCGCGCCTCGACGATCTGGTGGCGCAGTCGGCGGAGGAGCAGCGCAGCGAGCTCGGAACGCCCGACGGGACGTATGCCGATGTGACCACCGGGGCGACCTGCCTCTACGCGGTCTACGACCCGGTATCGCGGCGCTGCGTGATGGCCAGGGCCGGGCACCTGCCACCGGCCGTCGTCGCCGCGGACGGCCGGCCGACCTTCCCCGACCTGCCGGCCGGCCCGCCGCTTGGCCTCGGCGGCCTGCCGTTCGAGTCGATGGAGATCGAGCTGCCGGTGGGCAGCCTGCTTGCTCTGTTCACCGACGGCCTGGTCGAGGCGCGCGACCGCGACATCGATCACGGACTCGACACCCTGGCGCGGGTGCTCAGCGACCGGCACGCCTCACTCGAGGAGCTGTGCGACCGGGCGGTGGCGGAGCTCCTGCCGAGCGGTTCGACGGCCGACGACACCGCCCTGCTGCTCGTGCGTACCCGTGAACTCGACACTTCGCAGGTCACCGAGTGGGAGTTGCCCGCGGAACCGGTCGCCGTGGGCCGTGCCCGTGACCTGGCGACCCAGCAGCTTCATCAGTGGGGTCTCGAGGAGCTGACGTTCGCGACCGAGCTCGTGGTCAGCGAGCTGGTGACCAACGCGGTCAGATATGCCGAAGGGCCGGTACAGGTGCGCCTCATCCGCGACCGCACCCTCCTGTGCGAGGTCGCGGACAGGGGCCACACCTCACCGCACCTGCGCCACAGCGGCGACGAGGACGAGGGCGGGCGCGGCCTGTTCATCGTCGCGCAACTCGTCCAGAGGTGGGGAACGCGCTACTCCCGTTCCGGCAAGACCATCTGGACCGAACAGGCCTTCCCGGCCTCCGGCTGA
- a CDS encoding TerC family protein, with translation MDVPFWLWATFVVTVVVSLAVDLLAHREAHVIGFREAAAWSGVWIGLALVFGAVVFLVLGTDPGVEYTTAWLLEKSLSVDNLFVFALIFAYFRVPRAYQHRVLFFGVMGALVFRGVFLAAGVAVVSRFTAVLFAFAAILFYSTYKILKGEEDSFDPGKSIAVRLLRKVVPVRDEYDGMKFFVREAGKRVATPLLAVVAAIEAADLIFAVDSVPAVLAVSDDAFIVYTSNAFAILGLRALYFLLAGLLDRFHYLSKGLALILSFIGVKLILQASHKLISSSIPEIPSPISLAVIVAVLAASVTLSIRRPPSPPPDTTPSP, from the coding sequence ATGGATGTGCCGTTCTGGCTCTGGGCGACGTTCGTCGTCACCGTGGTCGTGTCGCTGGCTGTGGACCTGCTGGCGCACCGGGAGGCGCATGTCATCGGGTTCAGGGAAGCGGCCGCGTGGAGCGGCGTGTGGATCGGTCTCGCGCTTGTCTTCGGCGCGGTCGTCTTCCTGGTGCTCGGCACGGATCCGGGAGTGGAGTACACCACCGCGTGGCTGCTGGAGAAGAGCCTGTCGGTCGACAACCTCTTCGTCTTCGCGCTGATCTTCGCCTACTTCAGGGTGCCGCGCGCCTACCAGCACCGTGTGCTGTTCTTCGGCGTCATGGGGGCGCTGGTGTTCCGAGGTGTCTTCCTGGCCGCCGGAGTGGCCGTGGTCAGCCGGTTCACCGCGGTGCTCTTCGCCTTCGCGGCGATCCTCTTCTACAGCACCTACAAGATCCTGAAAGGGGAAGAGGACAGCTTCGACCCCGGCAAGAGCATCGCCGTACGGCTGCTGCGCAAGGTGGTGCCGGTCCGGGACGAGTACGACGGAATGAAGTTCTTCGTGCGAGAGGCCGGCAAGCGCGTCGCCACGCCTCTGCTCGCGGTCGTCGCAGCGATCGAGGCGGCCGACCTGATCTTCGCCGTGGACAGCGTGCCCGCCGTCCTCGCGGTCAGCGACGACGCCTTCATCGTCTACACCAGCAACGCGTTCGCCATCCTCGGCCTGCGGGCCCTCTACTTCCTGCTCGCCGGCCTCCTTGATCGGTTCCACTACCTCAGCAAGGGCCTGGCGCTGATCCTCTCGTTCATCGGCGTGAAGCTGATCCTTCAGGCGTCCCACAAGCTGATCAGCAGCAGCATCCCGGAGATCCCCTCACCGATCAGCCTCGCGGTGATCGTCGCGGTCCTGGCGGCCTCCGTCACGTTGAGCATCCGCCGGCCCCCCTCGCCGCCACCGGACACCACCCCATCGCCGTAA